A region of Salvia splendens isolate huo1 chromosome 17, SspV2, whole genome shotgun sequence DNA encodes the following proteins:
- the LOC121775085 gene encoding probable LRR receptor-like serine/threonine-protein kinase At5g10290 isoform X1, which yields MKMVLLIAVLVFACLTAFVSPDAQGDALFALRTSLKASSNQLTDWNQNQVNPCTWSKVICDSTNNVTTVTLSNMGFTGTLSPQIGNLKALNTLQLQGNGITGMIPEELGNLSSLTMLDLENNNLTGEIPSSLGNLRRLTFLILNQNNLSGPVPESLSSLSNLVNLQLASNSLSGKIPEQLFRVSKYNFTGNQLNCGINFPHSCASENGGHSSKSKTGMIIGIVAALVAIIVLGGLLLLFLWKGRHKGYRREVFVDVAGEVDRRIEFGQLKRFAWRELQIATDSFSEKNVLGQGGFGKVYKGVLPDNTKVAVKRLTDFESPGGDTAFQREVEMISVAVHKNLLRLIGFCTTPTERLLVYPFMQNLSVASRLRELKPGDPVLDWPSRKRVALGTARGLEYLHEHCNPKIIHRDVKAANVLLDEHFEAVVGDFGLAKLVDVRKTNVTTQVRGTMGHIAPEYLSTGKSSEKTDVFGYGILLLEIVTGQRAIDFSRLEEEDDVLLLDHVKKLQREKRLDAIVDQNLSRNYNIQEVEMMIQVALLCTQGSPEDRPAMSEVVRMLEGEGLAERWEEWQHVEVTRRQEHERLQRRFDWGEDSIYNQNAIELSGGR from the exons ATGAAGATGGTCCTGCTCATTGCAGTCCTGGTGTTCGCATGTTTAACTGCTTTTGTATCTCCTGATGCACAAG GAGATGCATTGTTTGCTTTGAGGACTTCACTCAAAGCTTCAAGCAATCAGCTTACTGATTGGAATCAGAATCAAGTTAACCCGTGCACATGGTCCAAAGTTATATGCGACAGTACTAACAATGTGACGACCGT GACATTGTCTAATATGGGATTTACTGGAACCTTATCACCTCAAATCGGGAATTTGAAGGCACTGAATACACT CCAGTTACAAGGAAACGGAATAACTGGTATGATACCTGAAGAGTTGGGAAATTTGTCGAGCTTGACAATGTTAGATCTCGAAAATAATAACTTAACTGGAGAAATACCGTCTTCCCTAGGCAATCTCAGGAGGCTCACATTTTT GATTTTAAATCAAAACAATCTCTCCGGACCAGTTCCCGAATCACTTTCAAGTCTTTCAAACTTGGTTAACCT ACAACTTGCTTCTAACAGTCTGAGTGGTAAAATCCCAGAGCAGTTATTTAGGGTCTCCAAGTATAA TTTTACAGGCAATCAATTAAACTGTGGTATCAATTTTCCCCACAGTTGTGCCTCCGAAAATGGAG GCCATTCAAGTAAATCAAAGACTGGCATGATAATCGGGATTGTTGCTGCCCTTGTTGCTATTATTGTTCTCGGAGGTTTACTGCTTTTATTCTTGTGGAAGGGTAGGCATAAAGGCTACAGACGTGAAGTTTTTGTCGACGTTGCAG GTGAAGTTGATCGGAGAATTGAGTTTGGCCAACTGAAGAGATTTGCGTGGAGAGAGTTGCAGATTGCTACAGACAGTTTCAGCGAGAAAAACGTGCTGGGACAGGGTGGTTTTGGAAAGGTTTACAAAGGCGTCCTTCCTGATAACACCAAGGTTGCTGTCAAACGGTTAACTGATTTTGAGAGTCCCGGGGGGGATACGGCATTCCAGCGCGAAGTCGAGATGATCAGTGTGGCCGTTCACAAAAATCTTCTCCGACTCATTGGCTTCTGCACAACGCCAACTGAACGCCTTCTGGTTTACCCTTTCATGCAAAACTTGAGTGTTGCCTCTCGTCTTCGAG AGCTTAAACCCGGGGATCCCGTTTTGGACTGGCCGAGCAGAAAGAGGGTGGCGCTGGGCACAGCGCGTGGGCTAGAGTACTTGCACGAGCATTGCAATCCAAAAATCATCCACCGAGATGTAAAAGCTGCAAATGTTTTGCTTGACGAACATTTTGAGGCCGTTGTTGGTGACTTCGGGTTGGCAAAGCTTGTTGATGTGAGGAAAACCAATGTAACGACACAGGTTCGTGGGACGATGGGCCACATAGCTCCTGAATACCTGTCCACCGGAAAATCATCGGAGAAGACCGACGTGTTTGGATACGGCATCCTGCTTCTAGAGATCGTCACGGGCCAACGAGCTATAGATTTCTCCCgcttggaagaagaagatgatgtcttaCTGCTCGACCAT GTCAAGAAACTGCAACGGGAGAAACGACTGGATGCCATTGTGGATCAGAACCTGAGTAGAAACTACAACATTCAAGAAGTCGAGATGATGATCCAGGTCGCGCTACTGTGCACTCAGGGCTCACCGGAGGACCGGCCAGCAATGTCAGAAGTCGTCCGTATGCTGGAAGGGGAAGGGCTTGCTGAGAGATGGGAGGAGTGGCAGCACGTGGAGGTCACGAGGAGGCAAGAACACGAGAGGCTGCAGAGAAGGTTTGACTGGGGGGAGGATTCGATCTACAACCAGAATGCCATCGAGCTATCTGGGGGACGATAA
- the LOC121773964 gene encoding linamarin synthase 2-like — MTRRPHAVLVPFPAQGHLIPAMQLASLLQTKGFFVTIVNTEFNHRRLIRSKGAEWMRSFKNLRFETMPEGLPPSDLDATQDPVALCDSIRKSCLPVFRLVLEKLAAAAEVPRISCIIADGAMSFAIRAGAELGIPVFQLWTASACGFMGYLSYRQLQNQGMVPFQDDKFVEKGLLETEIDWIPGIPNIKLRDIPSFIRTTNKDDVLFNYLRDEAQNCLQATGIIFNTFNALEHQVLEAISSTSPPTYNIGPLTMLSDEISKNQQISFKPNLWKEDRTCLEWLDKQEKNSVVYVNYGSVTLISEKHLEEFAWGLANSNHPFLLITRPDIAMGGSARLPAGFVEETKGRCLIAGWCAQDEVLLHPSVGVFLSHCGWNSTLESIGAGVPMVCWPFFAEQHTNRRFVCVEWGMGIEVDEDVRREKVEEVVREVMEGDRGKVMKGNALEWKRKAEVATRVGGESYHDFDRLVNDILSYEEVQKIIS; from the exons ATGACCAGAAGGCCGCATGCCGTTCTCGTGCCGTTTCCGGCGCAAGGCCACCTTATTCCGGCAATGCAGCTAGCCTCGCTTTTACAAACAAAGGGATTCTTCGTCACCATCGTCAACACCGAGTTCAACCACCGGCGATTGATCCGGTCGAAAGGGGCGGAGTGGATGCGGAGCTTCAAGAATCTCCGGTTCGAGACGATGCCGGAGGGCCTGCCGCCGTCCGACCTCGACGCCACCCAGGATCCCGTGGCGCTGTGCGACTCGATCAGGAAGAGTTGCCTCCCCGTTTTCCGGCTGGTGCTGGAGAAGCTCGCTGCGGCGGCGGAGGTTCCGAGGATTAGTTGTATAATTGCCGATGGAGCAATGAGCTTCGCGATTAGGGCGGGTGCTGAATTGGGGATTCCGGTGTTTCAGCTGTGGACGGCCTCCGCTTGTGGTTTCATGGGCTACCTCTCTTACCGGCAACTCCAGAATCAAGGGATGGTCCCCTTCCAAG ATGACAAGTTTGTGGAGAAGGGATTGCTAGAGACAGAAATAGATTGGATTCCGGGCATTCCCAACATAAAGCTCAGAGACATCCCTAGCTTTATCCGAACAACAAACAAGGATGATGTCTTGTTCAACTATTTGAGAGACGAAGCTCAAAACTGTCTACAAGCAACTGGAATCATCTTCAACACATTCAACGCACTCGAACACCAAGTCCTCGAAGCCATCTCATCCACATCTCCACCAACATACAACATCGGCCCTCTCACCATGCTTTCCGATGAAATTTCCAAAAACCAACAAATCTCATTCAAGCCAAATCTATGGAAAGAAGATAGAACATGCTTAGAATGGCTAGACAAACAAGAAAAGAATTCCGTGGTGTATGTAAATTATGGGAGTGTGACATTGATTTCCGAGAAACATCTAGAAGAATTCGCATGGGGATTGGCCAATAGCAACCACCCGTTTCTTTTGATAACCCGACCCGACATTGCCATGGGCGGGTCGGCCCGGTTGCCCGCGGGTTTTGTCGAGGAGACAAAGGGGAGGTGCTTGATCGCGGGGTGGTGCGCCCAGGACGAGGTGCTTCTGCACCCGTCCGTGGGCGTGTTTTTGAGCCACTGTGGATGGAATTCGACTCTGGAGAGCATTGGGGCGGGTGTGCCGATGGTGTGCTGGCCGTTCTTCGCGGAGCAGCACACGAACAGACGGTTCGTGTGCGTGGAATGGGGGATGGGGATAGAGGTGGATGAGGATGTGAGGAGGGAGAAGGTGGAGGAAGTTGTGAGGGAGGTGATGGAAGGAGACAGAGGGAAGGTTATGAAGGGGAATGCTTTGGAATGGAAGAGGAAAGCCGAAGTGGCTACAAGAGTTGGTGGTGAATCTTATCATGATTTTGATAGGTTGGTGAATGATATTCTTAGTTACGAGGAAGTGCAAAAAATTATTAGTTGA
- the LOC121774287 gene encoding uncharacterized protein LOC121774287 — translation MSNLAYKCLMETNKLTGSNFTDWLRCLRLVLRHDKVEYVLDKPIGVILDKESLEFATFDVEAHQKHIDNASDAQCVMLSSMSLELQRQHEHMLPYEMLKHLKSLYASQAQTMEYEILRDLFNCKLHDGSKVSEHVLKMIGLIERLASIGTVLPSNVTTNLILQSLPSSFENFIVNFNMNNTKVGLLELHTKLKTHESSTAKVKSVLMMSSSAKSSKWKNKQQQK, via the coding sequence ATGTCAAACTTGGCTTACAAATgtttgatggaaacaaacaagttgactgggtcaaatttcacggattGGCTCCGTTGTTTGCGCTTGGTGCTAAGACATGACAAGGTTGAGTATGTCCTGGACAAACCAATCGGTGTCATCCTCGATAAGGAATCTCTTGAGTTTGCTACGTTTGACGTTGAAGCTCATCAGAAACACATTGATAATGCTTCTGATGCTCAGTGTGTCATGTTGTCATCTATGAGTTTGGAACTGCAAAGACAACATGAACACATGCTTCCATATGAAATGCTAAAGCACTTGAAGAGTTTGTATGCTTCACAAGCTCAAACTATGGAGTATGAGATACTTCGCGATCTCTTCAACTGCAAGCTTCATGATGGAAGCAAGGTTTCTGAGCATGTGCTGAAAATGATTGGTTTGATTGAGAGGTTAGCATCGATTGGAACGGTGCTCCCCTCAAATGTCACAACAAATCTAATTTTGCAGTCTCTTCCTAGTAGTTTTGAGAATTTCATTGTGAATTTCAACATGAACAACACGAAGGTTGGGCTGCTAGAGCTGCATACTAAGCTTAAGACACATGAGTCTTCCACTGCTAAGGTAAAATCCGTGCTCATGATGAGCTCTTCTGCGAAGTCTTCGAAATGGAAGAATAAGCAGCAACAGAAGTAG
- the LOC121775085 gene encoding probable LRR receptor-like serine/threonine-protein kinase At5g10290 isoform X2 — protein MGFTGTLSPQIGNLKALNTLQLQGNGITGMIPEELGNLSSLTMLDLENNNLTGEIPSSLGNLRRLTFLILNQNNLSGPVPESLSSLSNLVNLQLASNSLSGKIPEQLFRVSKYNFTGNQLNCGINFPHSCASENGGHSSKSKTGMIIGIVAALVAIIVLGGLLLLFLWKGRHKGYRREVFVDVAGEVDRRIEFGQLKRFAWRELQIATDSFSEKNVLGQGGFGKVYKGVLPDNTKVAVKRLTDFESPGGDTAFQREVEMISVAVHKNLLRLIGFCTTPTERLLVYPFMQNLSVASRLRELKPGDPVLDWPSRKRVALGTARGLEYLHEHCNPKIIHRDVKAANVLLDEHFEAVVGDFGLAKLVDVRKTNVTTQVRGTMGHIAPEYLSTGKSSEKTDVFGYGILLLEIVTGQRAIDFSRLEEEDDVLLLDHVKKLQREKRLDAIVDQNLSRNYNIQEVEMMIQVALLCTQGSPEDRPAMSEVVRMLEGEGLAERWEEWQHVEVTRRQEHERLQRRFDWGEDSIYNQNAIELSGGR, from the exons ATGGGATTTACTGGAACCTTATCACCTCAAATCGGGAATTTGAAGGCACTGAATACACT CCAGTTACAAGGAAACGGAATAACTGGTATGATACCTGAAGAGTTGGGAAATTTGTCGAGCTTGACAATGTTAGATCTCGAAAATAATAACTTAACTGGAGAAATACCGTCTTCCCTAGGCAATCTCAGGAGGCTCACATTTTT GATTTTAAATCAAAACAATCTCTCCGGACCAGTTCCCGAATCACTTTCAAGTCTTTCAAACTTGGTTAACCT ACAACTTGCTTCTAACAGTCTGAGTGGTAAAATCCCAGAGCAGTTATTTAGGGTCTCCAAGTATAA TTTTACAGGCAATCAATTAAACTGTGGTATCAATTTTCCCCACAGTTGTGCCTCCGAAAATGGAG GCCATTCAAGTAAATCAAAGACTGGCATGATAATCGGGATTGTTGCTGCCCTTGTTGCTATTATTGTTCTCGGAGGTTTACTGCTTTTATTCTTGTGGAAGGGTAGGCATAAAGGCTACAGACGTGAAGTTTTTGTCGACGTTGCAG GTGAAGTTGATCGGAGAATTGAGTTTGGCCAACTGAAGAGATTTGCGTGGAGAGAGTTGCAGATTGCTACAGACAGTTTCAGCGAGAAAAACGTGCTGGGACAGGGTGGTTTTGGAAAGGTTTACAAAGGCGTCCTTCCTGATAACACCAAGGTTGCTGTCAAACGGTTAACTGATTTTGAGAGTCCCGGGGGGGATACGGCATTCCAGCGCGAAGTCGAGATGATCAGTGTGGCCGTTCACAAAAATCTTCTCCGACTCATTGGCTTCTGCACAACGCCAACTGAACGCCTTCTGGTTTACCCTTTCATGCAAAACTTGAGTGTTGCCTCTCGTCTTCGAG AGCTTAAACCCGGGGATCCCGTTTTGGACTGGCCGAGCAGAAAGAGGGTGGCGCTGGGCACAGCGCGTGGGCTAGAGTACTTGCACGAGCATTGCAATCCAAAAATCATCCACCGAGATGTAAAAGCTGCAAATGTTTTGCTTGACGAACATTTTGAGGCCGTTGTTGGTGACTTCGGGTTGGCAAAGCTTGTTGATGTGAGGAAAACCAATGTAACGACACAGGTTCGTGGGACGATGGGCCACATAGCTCCTGAATACCTGTCCACCGGAAAATCATCGGAGAAGACCGACGTGTTTGGATACGGCATCCTGCTTCTAGAGATCGTCACGGGCCAACGAGCTATAGATTTCTCCCgcttggaagaagaagatgatgtcttaCTGCTCGACCAT GTCAAGAAACTGCAACGGGAGAAACGACTGGATGCCATTGTGGATCAGAACCTGAGTAGAAACTACAACATTCAAGAAGTCGAGATGATGATCCAGGTCGCGCTACTGTGCACTCAGGGCTCACCGGAGGACCGGCCAGCAATGTCAGAAGTCGTCCGTATGCTGGAAGGGGAAGGGCTTGCTGAGAGATGGGAGGAGTGGCAGCACGTGGAGGTCACGAGGAGGCAAGAACACGAGAGGCTGCAGAGAAGGTTTGACTGGGGGGAGGATTCGATCTACAACCAGAATGCCATCGAGCTATCTGGGGGACGATAA
- the LOC121773451 gene encoding 7-deoxyloganetin glucosyltransferase-like: MVSVAEKPHVVMVPYPAQGHVTPMMRLAKLLHSRGFHVTFVNTEFNHRRLILSKGPDSVRGLPDFRFETIPDGMPVQSDEGATQDIPFLCYYTRMTCLAPFKRLLARLDSEDGATPPVSCVISDGVMSFGIRAAQEMGFPDVQFWTASACSFIGYLHYRELIKRGIFPLNEDYLSDGTLETPVDWVPGMPNIRLKDLPSFFQTTDPNDIMFDFLGEEAQSCLKASAIIFNTFQELEKEALEALISKFNYTNFYTIGPLPLLGKHVKDGEAKSLNSSLWKPDSKVFDWLDRQKPGSVIYVNYGSITTMTGQNFQDFALGLADSKQPFLWVVRPDVVKGEEGESSGELPREFLEAVEDRGVMVTWCAQDEVLAHNAVGAFLTHCGWNSNLESISCGVPVICWPFFADQQTNCHYSCEKWGIGMEIDHRVRRDDVAHVVREMMVGEKGKKMRLKVREWKKIAQDVTQVGGESYVNFEEVIKKGLRYRG; encoded by the exons atggtGTCAGTAGCAGAGAAGCCCCACGTAGTGATGGTCCCATATCCAGCCCAAGGCCACGTCACCCCTATGATGAGGCTGGCGAAGCTCCTCCACTCCCGCGGCTTCCACGTCACCTTCGTCAACACCGAGTTCAACCACCGCCGCCTCATCCTCTCCAAGGGCCCCGACTCCGTCCGCGGCCTCCCGGACTTCCGCTTCGAGACCATCCCGGACGGCATGCCCGTCCAGTCCGACGAGGGAGCGACGCAGGACATCCCCTTCTTGTGTTACTACACCAGGATGACCTGCCTCGCTCCCTTTAAAAGGCTCCTCGCCCGCCTGGACTCGGAGGACGGGGCCACGCCTCCTGTCTCGTGCGTCATCTCGGACGGAGTCATGAGCTTCGGCATCCGAGCGGCGCAAGAGATGGGATTCCCCGACGTCCAGTTTTGGACGGCCTCGGCTTGCTCCTTCATTGGCTACTTGCACTATCGTGAGCTTATCAAGAGAGGCATCTTTCCCTTGA ATGAGGATTATTTGAGCGATGGGACGCTCGAGACGCCGGTGGACTGGGTCCCGGGTATGCCGAACATCCGACTGAAGGATCTGCCAAGCTTCTTTCAGACAACGGATCCGAACGACATCATGTTCGATTTCTTGGGAGAGGAAGCGCAGAGTTGTCTGAAAGCCTCCGCCATAATCTTCAACACCTTCCAAGAATTGGAAAAAGAGGCATTGGAGGCTTTGATCTCGAAATTTAACTATACAAACTTCTACACAATCGGCCCACTCCCTCTTCTAGGCAAACATGTTAAAGATGGTGAAGCTAAATCTCTCAATTCGAGTTTGTGGAAGCCGGATTCGAAAGTTTTCGATTGGCTCGACCGCCAGAAGCCTGGCTCCGTCATCTACGTGAACTACGGGAGCATCACTACAATGACGGGCCAGAACTTCCAGGATTTCGCTTTGGGCCTCGCGGATAGCAAGCAACCGTTTTTGTGGGTGGTGAGGCCCGACGTAGTCAAAGGGGAAGAAGGAGAGTCGTCGGGGGAGCTACCTCGAGAGTTTCTCGAGGCAGTTGAAGATAGGGGGGTGATGGTGACGTGGTGTGCCCAGGATGAGGTGCTGGCCCACAATGCTGTGGGGGCGTTCCTGACGCACTGTGGATGGAACTCGAATTTGGAAAGCATCTCGTGCGGTGTGCCAGTCATTTGCTGGCCCTTTTTCGCAGACCAGCAGACGAACTGCCACTACTCGTGCGAGAAGTGGGGGATCGGGATGGAGATCGATCATCGGGTGAGGAGGGACGATGTCGCCCATGTGGTTAGGGAGATGATGGTTGGGGAGAAGGGGAAGAAGATGAGATTGAAGGTTCGAGAGTGGAAAAAAATAGCACAAGATGTTACTCAAGTTGGAGGGGAATCTTATGTTAATTTTGAGGAGGTCATAAAAAAGGGTCTTCGCTACCGTGGATGA